One window of Atribacter laminatus genomic DNA carries:
- a CDS encoding aminopeptidase, with translation MSDIYLEKLAKLLLSYSTRVQPGEKVFITAEDVAIPWIEAVASQAFQMGALVRTTVELKSVRLAKFRYGSQEAIQAEDLFFKTIVDHADIFLSAWGSWNTKSFTNIDAEKIKMGIQANEAVRRKFSQRMGDGSLRWCGTQYPTHADAQEAGMSLEEYQDFVYRAGYLHTENPIAEWLRIEKDQEKWVRYLNSKKELRIVSEKTDLRVGIAGRTWINCCGRENFPDGEIFTSPIENQIDGRITFSFPGIYMGKEVEKISLRVSNGRVVEARAKKGEDLLRSLLTTDNGAGFFGEVAIGTNYQIQQFTRNMLFDEKIGGTIHMALGDSMPEAGGTNQSSIHWDMLCDMRDQGEIYADGELFYKQGKFIEDVLG, from the coding sequence ATGTCTGATATTTATTTAGAAAAATTAGCCAAGCTCCTCCTTTCCTATTCCACCCGAGTCCAGCCCGGTGAGAAAGTTTTTATTACTGCTGAAGATGTTGCTATCCCTTGGATTGAAGCTGTTGCGTCCCAAGCTTTTCAGATGGGTGCTTTGGTACGAACCACCGTCGAACTTAAGTCGGTTAGGCTGGCAAAATTCCGGTATGGAAGCCAGGAGGCAATCCAAGCCGAAGACCTATTTTTTAAAACCATTGTAGATCATGCTGATATCTTTTTGTCTGCTTGGGGAAGTTGGAATACCAAGTCCTTTACCAACATTGATGCCGAAAAAATTAAAATGGGCATTCAAGCCAACGAAGCAGTACGTCGAAAATTTTCCCAAAGAATGGGGGATGGAAGTCTGCGTTGGTGTGGAACTCAGTATCCAACTCATGCCGATGCCCAGGAAGCCGGTATGAGTTTAGAAGAATACCAGGATTTTGTTTATAGAGCGGGATATCTTCATACCGAAAATCCCATAGCTGAGTGGTTGCGAATTGAAAAAGATCAAGAGAAATGGGTTCGTTATCTCAATTCAAAAAAAGAATTGCGTATCGTTAGTGAGAAAACAGATTTGCGGGTGGGAATTGCTGGTCGTACCTGGATTAACTGTTGTGGACGGGAAAATTTCCCGGATGGAGAAATTTTTACCTCACCAATTGAAAATCAAATTGACGGACGTATTACTTTTAGTTTTCCAGGGATATACATGGGAAAAGAAGTTGAGAAGATTTCTTTAAGGGTGAGTAACGGCCGAGTCGTCGAAGCCCGGGCAAAAAAAGGGGAGGATTTACTTCGTTCCCTTCTTACCACTGATAACGGTGCTGGTTTTTTTGGAGAAGTGGCTATTGGGACGAATTATCAAATCCAGCAATTTACCCGGAATATGTTGTTTGATGAAAAAATTGGAGGTACGATACACATGGCCTTGGGAGACTCGATGCCGGAGGCAGGTGGGACCAATCAATCTTCAATTCATTGGGATATGCTTTGCGACATGCGTGACCAAGGGGAAATCTATGCTGATGGAGAGTTGTTTTATAAACAGGGAAAATTTATAGAAGATGTTTTAGGATAA
- a CDS encoding diguanylate cyclase: MKMKLFPGLKPPSIILTCLIVVLLLWHFSAESSASLRISEFMASNGSIILDQSGKPNDWIEIHNTSSQPIDLSGYFISDKLNEPLKWQIPEGYHQETIVPGGGFIILIADGNPDHGPLHLDFELSKAGESIILTAPNGNTAVDVITFGPQWKDVSYGRSATNPETWVFYLSPSPGNPNQGAKTASYWIAGLYLFYKSYKELFLTFFAFLIILIYISIRLSQVLKKLRRVEEKQTSLIQAVPEIILQLNHKGQVEWLNQPGINFFGENVLGKGCRELFKNAVSSVPIEDFIQDHNSEKLPPDAHFITEFPSHKDELKKIIDWSSNPCILQGSKNGILLVGRDITQQQYNEKRIKDSEKNYRDLFEKTPIGILKVDVQEKILDINQHILDILGASDKEEILQMNLVNLFIPEQFLFINDYKQLTKNQVISEDRECTSQWGKRFWLRYKIFPIFGDSNELKEMIITGEDVTERKEAEGKLQYISLHDSLTGLYNRPFFEEELKRLNTERQYPLSVIIGDVNGLKILNDTFGHLEGDQLLERTAEILQRCCRHEDIISRWGGDEYAIILPQTDHETALQICDRIRNECQIQENILIPISISLGVSTNSLPTQNVQKIITDAEEKMYQEKLIESDHYRRKMLSTFISNLKPKTWHSADLCRLCLWFGMVLNLPYSEEELMYLTDLHDLGKINMDISFLSQAGSLDEDGWKKIKKHPEIGYRIAQAIHQISTIADAIWAHHERWDGAGYPRGLSKENIPLLARIMAIADAYDAMRCGRPYKSPLTKEEAINELLRCSGSQFDPYLVSLFIKNCPIIISEDTSINVKNDQIMGK; the protein is encoded by the coding sequence ATGAAAATGAAGCTTTTTCCGGGACTTAAACCTCCTTCAATTATTCTAACATGTCTAATAGTTGTTTTATTACTTTGGCATTTTTCAGCAGAGAGTTCTGCCTCTCTCCGTATCTCTGAATTTATGGCTTCCAATGGTTCCATAATTTTAGACCAATCGGGAAAACCTAATGATTGGATCGAAATTCATAATACATCTTCCCAACCTATTGATTTGAGCGGTTATTTTATATCCGACAAATTGAACGAACCCTTAAAATGGCAGATTCCGGAAGGCTATCATCAGGAAACCATCGTTCCTGGTGGTGGTTTTATCATTCTCATTGCCGATGGAAATCCTGATCATGGCCCTCTTCATCTCGATTTTGAGCTTTCCAAAGCCGGGGAGAGTATTATTTTAACTGCACCAAATGGGAATACGGCTGTTGATGTCATCACCTTTGGTCCGCAGTGGAAAGACGTCTCATATGGAAGATCAGCAACAAATCCGGAAACCTGGGTTTTCTATCTTTCGCCTTCCCCTGGAAACCCGAATCAGGGAGCAAAAACAGCTTCCTATTGGATTGCTGGTCTGTATCTCTTTTATAAATCGTACAAGGAACTTTTTCTAACCTTTTTTGCTTTTTTAATCATTCTTATCTACATCAGTATTCGGCTTTCTCAGGTGCTCAAAAAGCTTAGACGGGTTGAGGAAAAACAGACTTCCTTGATCCAAGCCGTTCCTGAAATTATCCTTCAACTCAACCACAAGGGACAAGTTGAATGGCTTAACCAGCCAGGTATTAACTTTTTCGGTGAGAATGTATTAGGAAAAGGCTGTCGGGAGTTATTTAAAAATGCTGTTTCCTCAGTACCCATTGAAGATTTTATCCAAGATCATAATTCTGAAAAACTTCCTCCCGATGCTCATTTCATTACTGAATTTCCATCGCATAAGGATGAATTAAAAAAAATTATTGATTGGAGCTCAAATCCCTGTATCCTCCAAGGAAGTAAAAATGGGATTCTTTTAGTAGGGCGTGATATAACTCAGCAGCAATATAATGAAAAAAGAATTAAAGATAGTGAAAAAAACTATCGAGATCTTTTTGAAAAAACTCCAATTGGCATTTTAAAAGTTGATGTACAGGAGAAAATTCTTGATATCAATCAACATATATTGGACATCTTAGGAGCATCTGATAAGGAAGAAATTCTTCAAATGAACCTGGTAAATCTCTTTATCCCAGAACAATTCCTTTTTATTAATGATTATAAACAATTAACTAAAAATCAGGTGATATCAGAAGATAGAGAATGTACTTCCCAATGGGGAAAGAGGTTTTGGCTTCGTTATAAAATTTTTCCAATTTTTGGCGATTCCAATGAACTAAAAGAAATGATTATAACCGGAGAAGATGTTACTGAGAGGAAAGAGGCCGAAGGTAAACTTCAATATATTAGCCTTCACGATAGCTTGACCGGGCTCTATAACCGACCTTTTTTTGAAGAGGAGTTGAAGAGGTTAAACACTGAGCGACAGTATCCCCTTAGTGTCATTATAGGTGATGTAAATGGATTAAAAATATTAAATGACACCTTTGGACACTTAGAAGGAGACCAACTCCTAGAAAGAACCGCTGAAATATTACAAAGATGCTGCCGACATGAAGACATAATCAGTCGCTGGGGAGGAGATGAATATGCAATTATCCTTCCCCAGACCGATCATGAAACGGCATTACAAATTTGTGATCGAATCAGAAATGAATGTCAGATCCAGGAAAATATTCTAATCCCCATCAGTATTTCACTTGGAGTTTCGACAAATTCTTTACCCACTCAAAATGTTCAGAAAATCATTACTGACGCGGAAGAAAAAATGTATCAAGAAAAACTAATAGAATCTGATCATTATCGACGTAAGATGCTTTCTACTTTTATCAGTAACCTGAAACCGAAAACCTGGCATTCTGCTGATCTCTGTCGGCTTTGTCTCTGGTTTGGAATGGTTTTAAATCTTCCCTATTCTGAAGAAGAACTCATGTATTTAACCGACCTCCATGACTTGGGCAAAATCAATATGGATATAAGCTTTCTCTCCCAAGCCGGCTCACTCGATGAAGACGGATGGAAAAAGATAAAAAAACATCCTGAAATCGGATATCGTATCGCCCAGGCTATTCATCAAATATCAACCATCGCTGATGCAATTTGGGCTCATCATGAACGATGGGACGGAGCCGGGTATCCTCGGGGTCTTTCTAAAGAGAACATTCCTCTCTTGGCCAGAATTATGGCTATTGCCGATGCATATGATGCCATGAGATGCGGCCGACCTTATAAATCACCTCTCACCAAAGAAGAAGCCATTAATGAGCTCTTGCGCTGTTCTGGAAGTCAATTTGATCCTTATTTAGTAAGCTTATTCATCAAAAATTGTCCAATAATCATTTCTGAAGATACCTCCATTAATGTTAAGAATGATCAGATCATGGGAAAATAA
- a CDS encoding Gfo/Idh/MocA family protein — MNRSLNVGVIGTGFIGPAHIEAARRTFLAEVISLADVNDEIARNKALQYGVKNHFGNYRDLLKDDKIQMVHICTPNHLHFQMSKEALEAGKHVVCEKPLAMNRREAEELVELADKKGLVNAIHFNLRYYPLARESQRMVERGELGTVFAVHGSYLQDWLFYPTDYNWRLEPDMSGESRAIADIGSHWLDMIEFIAGEEIIEVFADFATFHPIRKKPLKPVETYAGKILQPEDYQDISIKTEDYATVLLHFGNGGHGVLTVNQVAAGRKNRLYFELDGSQKAIAWDSEKPNELWIGYRDQANQTLLKDPSLLDSETRKIVSFPGGHNEGFPDTSKQLFKEVYQAVLDPSAPKNYPGFKAGLREVLLCEAILKSSKTNQWVEVN, encoded by the coding sequence ATGAATCGTTCACTCAATGTTGGTGTGATCGGAACTGGCTTTATTGGTCCTGCACATATCGAGGCAGCACGGCGAACTTTCTTGGCCGAAGTCATCAGTCTCGCTGATGTTAATGACGAAATTGCCCGGAATAAAGCTCTCCAGTATGGTGTGAAAAACCATTTTGGAAATTACCGCGATTTACTGAAAGACGATAAGATTCAAATGGTTCACATCTGTACCCCCAACCATCTCCATTTCCAGATGAGTAAAGAAGCACTCGAAGCTGGAAAACATGTTGTTTGTGAAAAACCGTTAGCTATGAATCGCCGGGAAGCCGAGGAGCTGGTTGAACTTGCTGACAAGAAAGGGTTGGTCAATGCTATTCATTTTAATCTTCGTTATTACCCCTTAGCCCGTGAATCACAGCGGATGGTGGAACGAGGCGAACTGGGGACGGTTTTTGCTGTCCATGGGTCCTATTTACAGGATTGGCTCTTTTATCCCACTGATTACAACTGGAGGTTGGAACCAGATATGAGCGGCGAATCACGAGCAATTGCTGATATAGGGTCCCACTGGTTGGATATGATTGAATTCATTGCTGGAGAGGAAATAATTGAGGTCTTTGCGGATTTTGCCACTTTTCACCCTATTCGGAAAAAACCATTGAAACCGGTAGAAACCTATGCTGGAAAAATTCTCCAACCCGAAGACTATCAAGATATTTCAATTAAAACCGAAGACTACGCAACCGTTCTTCTCCATTTTGGGAACGGAGGCCATGGCGTGTTGACCGTGAACCAGGTCGCAGCCGGAAGAAAAAATCGATTATACTTTGAACTAGACGGGTCTCAAAAAGCCATTGCCTGGGATTCGGAAAAACCCAACGAACTCTGGATTGGTTATCGAGATCAAGCTAATCAAACGCTCTTAAAAGATCCTTCGCTCTTAGACAGTGAAACCAGGAAAATTGTTTCTTTCCCTGGAGGGCATAATGAAGGCTTCCCTGATACCTCCAAGCAACTCTTTAAAGAAGTGTATCAAGCTGTTCTGGATCCATCCGCTCCAAAAAATTATCCAGGATTTAAGGCTGGCCTTCGAGAGGTCCTTTTGTGTGAAGCGATTCTGAAGAGTTCCAAAACCAACCAATGGGTAGAAGTAAATTAA
- a CDS encoding HD domain-containing phosphohydrolase, giving the protein MKNFYAKKILEFIPKEYQLIIGEIVLVGIFFLIASPSMLFFHSAMGIISLLIAYNIFFLGSNYLRLSSQPFIFSISILSIVYVLIDFIRVFLLWRNPFLLRNIIDLTIQLWLVSRFAECAVFLIGFLAWFKRYRFLYLGLIYLGSVVFLFCTTFLWNVFPRSYQPGLGLTNFTLLSEYFISAFIYIALSIILFRKKKIPIPVLRPLIISLILSIGAEVIFTMLRNQYGFMIEWRVMVKFLSLLFIYQAVVQAIQNKNGKARLSSHWWSHFKQSTQSQRETDDHGLDQVSFSPDHFNLPDHIQSLVDNAQDLLFRFQAIEPIKLEYINPAVEKIIGFSPSEFYANPTLFIQRVYPEDRPLLDLYLKNPSALDKPLAIRMVRKDSTIIWMEHKYVPVYNRRKKIIAVEGIARDITERKKAEEQIRYISFNDPLTGLYNRAFFEEEISRQNFPENHPIGIILGDVNEIHLVNERFSHQEGDRILIDTANILKRFSRNQDILARWDEDEFILFTPQVDNEYLQTTVESIQKELLNIETNPMQVSIAFGYALKENQDQSIGEVIEKAEGWMYWKKLTRSSELGQDLVTAIEKSLLKITQETEKHSDRLQKITQKIGQELGFSQEKLHHLNLLARLHDLGKIATPKSILNKSGLLSPKEWDMVKRHPKIGYQIALSSSELTPIAESILYHHERWDGTGYPQGLKGNAIPLLSRIIAIADTYDVMVSGRAYKKPIAKKEALNEIKKGAGYQFDPHLVEVFLRVMN; this is encoded by the coding sequence AAAAAAATTTTAGAGTTTATACCTAAGGAATATCAACTGATTATTGGTGAGATTGTTTTAGTTGGTATCTTTTTCCTTATTGCTTCACCTTCAATGCTTTTCTTTCATAGTGCTATGGGGATCATAAGTCTGCTTATTGCTTATAATATCTTTTTTCTTGGCTCGAACTATTTGCGACTCTCTTCCCAACCCTTCATTTTTAGTATTAGCATATTATCCATTGTTTATGTTCTCATTGATTTTATACGAGTATTCCTGTTATGGAGAAATCCTTTTTTATTAAGAAACATTATTGACCTAACCATACAGCTCTGGTTGGTTTCTCGTTTTGCCGAGTGCGCTGTTTTTTTAATCGGTTTTCTCGCTTGGTTTAAAAGATACCGTTTTTTATATTTAGGACTTATTTATTTAGGCTCAGTGGTATTTTTATTTTGTACTACATTTCTATGGAATGTATTTCCTCGAAGTTATCAACCAGGTTTAGGGTTAACCAATTTTACGTTATTAAGTGAATATTTCATCAGTGCTTTTATTTATATAGCTTTGTCTATTATCCTTTTTCGAAAGAAGAAAATACCCATCCCGGTACTACGCCCGCTGATTATTTCTTTAATTCTGAGTATTGGAGCGGAAGTGATATTCACTATGCTTCGTAACCAATATGGTTTCATGATCGAATGGCGGGTAATGGTGAAGTTTTTATCTCTCCTCTTTATTTATCAGGCAGTCGTCCAAGCTATTCAAAATAAAAACGGAAAAGCCCGCCTATCCAGTCATTGGTGGAGTCATTTTAAACAAAGTACTCAATCCCAGAGGGAGACCGATGACCATGGATTAGACCAAGTCTCTTTCTCTCCTGATCATTTTAATCTTCCCGACCATATCCAATCTTTAGTTGATAACGCTCAGGACCTTCTCTTTCGTTTCCAGGCGATTGAGCCCATAAAATTGGAATATATTAATCCAGCAGTAGAAAAAATCATCGGATTTTCCCCGTCGGAATTTTATGCTAACCCTACTCTTTTTATTCAAAGAGTTTACCCTGAGGATCGACCGCTTTTGGACTTATACTTAAAAAATCCCTCTGCCCTTGATAAGCCACTGGCTATCAGAATGGTTAGGAAAGACAGCACAATTATCTGGATGGAGCATAAATATGTACCGGTTTATAATCGAAGGAAGAAAATCATAGCTGTAGAGGGGATTGCTCGAGATATTACCGAAAGGAAGAAAGCCGAAGAACAAATTCGATATATCAGCTTCAATGACCCACTTACCGGATTATACAATCGTGCTTTTTTTGAAGAAGAAATTTCCCGTCAAAATTTTCCTGAAAACCATCCCATCGGTATCATTTTAGGAGATGTGAATGAAATTCACTTAGTGAATGAAAGATTCAGTCATCAGGAAGGCGATCGGATTCTGATTGATACCGCTAATATCTTAAAGAGGTTTTCTCGAAATCAAGATATTTTAGCCCGCTGGGATGAAGATGAATTTATTCTTTTTACACCTCAAGTCGATAATGAATATCTCCAGACTACCGTGGAATCAATACAAAAGGAATTGCTTAACATCGAAACCAACCCTATGCAAGTAAGTATTGCTTTTGGATATGCCTTGAAAGAAAATCAGGATCAATCGATAGGTGAAGTTATTGAAAAAGCTGAAGGATGGATGTATTGGAAAAAATTGACGAGAAGCAGCGAGCTCGGCCAAGACCTGGTTACTGCTATTGAAAAGTCGCTTCTTAAAATTACTCAAGAAACCGAGAAACATTCCGATCGACTCCAAAAAATTACTCAAAAAATTGGCCAAGAATTAGGATTTTCCCAAGAAAAACTCCATCATTTGAACCTTTTAGCTCGACTGCACGATTTGGGAAAAATTGCTACGCCCAAATCTATTTTAAATAAATCCGGACTCCTCTCACCCAAAGAATGGGATATGGTAAAACGTCATCCCAAGATTGGTTATCAGATTGCTTTGAGTTCTTCCGAATTAACCCCCATTGCTGAATCAATCCTTTACCATCACGAGAGATGGGATGGTACCGGTTACCCACAAGGTTTAAAGGGTAATGCTATCCCGCTCCTGTCAAGAATTATTGCTATTGCCGATACTTATGATGTGATGGTGAGTGGAAGAGCTTATAAAAAACCGATAGCCAAAAAAGAAGCCTTAAACGAGATAAAAAAAGGTGCAGGATATCAATTCGACCCGCACCTGGTTGAAGTATTTCTAAGGGTAATGAATTAA